GGGGCGTTATTGCGGGAAGAACGTTAGGCGATTGCGGTGTGCAAGGACGACGTGGGGCAAGCAGTCTCGGCTATGTGTTGCTTAAGGTTTCTGTGACTTTAGGCCAGTTGGGCCCTGCAATTGGGTCAAAAAAAATGGGCTTATAATTCGGTTATTGGGTCAGGTGTTATTGGATTTAAAACTGGGTCtgtaatttattgtatttttatcttCAGGTTTATGCATttgggcccgggctaaaatgGCCTATTACAGGAGAATTGAATCCTATTCTTCTTCCTAGGAGTTTCACGATTATCATCTCCAAAGAATGCATCCTTTCAGGAGGATTATCCTCCATTGATTCTCTTACCCCTTAATCTATTCAGATGGGATGGATCTCCAGGGCCACCCACTACAAAGTGCATTTCAGGTCGagattagaattttaaataaaagtatggcCAAATGTTTTCCTCGTTTAGCACTTCATTCATTAATATTGGTATTAAAAGTAGAAATTTGGGCCAGAATTTATCCCCTTAAAGCCCATATTTCTTTCGGACCATAAGAAAAACAGAAGGCCCCATATAACTATCTCAAGCCATTGATTTGGACTAGGGGTAAATTGGTCTTTTCATTAAAGGctgaggtttaaggttttagcCATTTCATGAGGCTGAGACTGTTGATATTATACAGAGAGGGTTATTGCTCTTCAATTCAAAGACGATGAAAGCCATGTTTGCAACCAAAATTTCCATGCTTCAGCACGTTTGCGTCGTTCCTCTGGCACGTGCCACCCGTCACCGTTCCTTCACCATCTCCGCTTCCGCCTCCACCACCGGCACGCCGTCGCGCAATCTCACCGTCTCCTCCCCTACCTCATCCTCTCGTGCCCCTCACGTGGACCCTCGCGTCCTCCTCGGCATGTCCGAACATGACCTTCAACAACTCGCCGTCGAGTTCGGCCAGGTAATTACACTACTTAAATTTACATTCATTTATTTGACTTGAAAAATTCTCATAAGtgttctttttttccctttttttttttgttaattatataGCAAAGTTACAGAGGAAAGCAACTACACCATTTAATTTACAAgagaaaagcaaaagaaattCAGGATTTCAGTCACTGTGAgaatcattttatataatttttatttatttatttctgtttattaatttggtgaaattttagctcttttttaaaaaaaaaataaaaacagtgcCTCAAGCATTTAGAAATGATCTTATAGAAGCTGGATGGAAAATAGGAAGGTCTCCAATTTACCACACCGTTACTGCTGCTGATGGCACTGTTAAGGTAATTTTATGCTATTGAATGTTATATTTTGGTTGTTAATTTCTATGTTATTTGGATTTGCGATCTAGTGTATGAGTTCAAAACAGGTACATAAATTCTTAAAAGCTTTTAAATCTATTTGGAGGATGATATCTCTTACTCTTATCCGAATGTGTGGAATATAGGTGTCAAACACATGTACTTTAAGTAAAATAGAAGAGTTCTGAATATGTGTCGAACACAGGTCTCATACACATAGGCTATAGGAGAAAGTGAAGAGATCGGGTAATATAGATTAATTTTACTACTTAGTTTTAAATATGGAAGCATAAAGTAAAAACTGCATTTGAGATGAAATCAAATGTCTAAATCTATGTCAAACATAGGTCTTGAGCGCATATGTCTTAGGAAAAAACAAAGAGGTTGgataatataagttattttcaCTTAGCTTAAAAACGATAGCATGAAGTAAAAACTGCTATCGGAGATGAAATCAAATTgtttttagaatatatataaaagttaaactaTACTTTTGTGAATGATTATAATGTGTGGATTTTAGTTATTTGCTTATATTCTATCAtatcttttacatattttagCAACTTTAAAGAAGTAATAAGGATGTAGCGCAAAGTAATGACTAGATAGAGAGGTTCTATTTTGACTTGATTTATCCATATTTAGATTTTATCATGAACTTCTGGGTGCTCGATCTTTTCCCTGGTAAATTAGATAATATTATGCTTTGTGGTTCGTTGTCGgtttttattcttaattatgtgttctttttttttttttgttgatcaTTCAGTTATTGTTAAAGTTGGAGGATAACAGATTGATCGAAACAGTTGGCATTCCAGTTGAAGATGAAAAGGGTTCGATGCGTCTTACTGCATGCGTATCATCACAGGtgatttcttttccatttttgtgATTTATGTTTTCTGGTTGCCGTTAGGAGTTGGTTGGTGGATGATTTTCTTTGCTTAGTTATGCATTTCTGGTGTTATCCCATGCAATACCTATTGATTGTTTCcttgttttgtgttttatttcgGTATTCAGGTAGGCTGCCCCTTGCGTTGTTCATTTTGTGCCACTGGAAAGGGAGGGTATTCTAGGAATCTTCAAAGGCATGAAATTATTGAGCAGGTATTTAatccatttcttattttattttttccatgtACGTACATGCTTTCAAACTCTTCTATAAATTAAAGAGGCTAAAATCCGGACCTCAGCTTAGTGATTCATGTAGTCACCTTTTAAGAGGTGGCTAGAAACAGAGAGTGTTCAAGGAATCTTGAAATGCACAAACTTATTAAGCATCATATAATCCATTTCTTCAACTTTTTGCTTTTACGTACATGCTTTTATAaccttttttagaaaataaagagatcAAAATCCAGAATTTAACTTAGTTGGTTTGTATAGCCGCTTTTGAGAGTTggctaaaagaaaatatattcaatgAATCTTCAAAGGCAAGAAATTATTGAGCAGACATATGATCtgcttcttcaattttcttttttcatgtaCATACATGCTTTTCAAAGCTCTTTCTAGAATTTAGTTCTGTTGATTTATGCAATGTCTCTTAAGTGGTGATATTTGGTAGGATTGAGATTCAATGCTAGCTAAATTCTAGATTCTGAAAGAATAGAGGCTGTTTGTTCTTTAGAATTTATAACGATGACTTTATGGTTTCAGTAATATGTGGTAAAGACAATTTATGTGAACAGGTATTGGCTATCGAGGATATTTTCAAGCACAGAGTGACAAATGTAGTGTTCATGGGAATGGGGGAGCCCATGTTGAATTTGAAGTCAGTACTTGACGCTCATCGATGCTTGAATAAGGTGGATTGTTTGCAAGTTGCAACTTTTTCTGTCACAACATATTAGTGGTCTAAAGTATTATTATAGTGTGATATAAAATGTAGTTGATTCTTCTTCTTCCTAATAAAGGAAACCTTTGTTTCCACTAGGATGTAAACAGTACTTTGTGTCACAGGC
This sequence is a window from Gossypium raimondii isolate GPD5lz chromosome 5, ASM2569854v1, whole genome shotgun sequence. Protein-coding genes within it:
- the LOC105771132 gene encoding uncharacterized protein LOC105771132, with the translated sequence MKAMFATKISMLQHVCVVPLARATRHRSFTISASASTTGTPSRNLTVSSPTSSSRAPHVDPRVLLGMSEHDLQQLAVEFGQQSYRGKQLHHLIYKRKAKEIQDFSHLPQAFRNDLIEAGWKIGRSPIYHTVTAADGTVKLLLKLEDNRLIETVGIPVEDEKGSMRLTACVSSQVGCPLRCSFCATGKGGYSRNLQRHEIIEQVLAIEDIFKHRVTNVVFMGMGEPMLNLKSVLDAHRCLNKDVQIGQRMITISTVGVPNTIKKLASHKLQSTLAVSLHAPNQKLREMIVPSAKSYPLDAIMKDCRDYFAETSRRVSFEYALLAGVNDSAEQARELAELLHEWGRGYHVNLIPFNPIEGSEYRRPNKKTVSAFAGALESRKITVSIRQTRGLDASAACGQLRNNFQKSPLLIESDREESQSDVAVAC